A genomic region of Raphanus sativus cultivar WK10039 chromosome 6, ASM80110v3, whole genome shotgun sequence contains the following coding sequences:
- the LOC108813845 gene encoding LOW QUALITY PROTEIN: protease Do-like 7 (The sequence of the model RefSeq protein was modified relative to this genomic sequence to represent the inferred CDS: deleted 3 bases in 2 codons), with amino-acid sequence MGDQLERLGSEASVQWTTETGIKSDLCSEIDPPPTETVATAEDWRRALGKVVPAVVVLRTTACRAFDTESAGASYATGFVVDKRRGIILTNRHVVKPGPVVAEATFVNREEIPIYPVYKDPVHDFGFFSFDPSAVQFLSYEEIPLAPEAASVGLEIRVVGNDSGEKVSILAGTIARLDRDAPHYKKDGYNDFNTFYMQAASGTKGGSSGSPVIDWQGRAVALNAGSKSSSASAFFLPLQRVVRALSFLQKSIDSCTDKPKAVHIPRGTLQMTFIHKGFDEIRRLGLRSETEQVVRHASPPGETGMLVVDSVVPNGPADKHLEPGDVLIRVNGTVLTQFLSLENLIDDGVGQIVELEIERGGQPITVSVSVQDLHSITPDHFLEVSGGVIHPLSYQQARNFRFPCGLAYVADPGYMLFRAGVPRHAIIKKVANEDISCLSDLISVLSKLSRGARVPLEYMSHTDRHRKKSVLVTIDRHEWYAPPQLYTRNDSSGLWDVKPAIEPATAPSSVGNNGLPICQNTILCHHDTEPMHEVDVRGDTDTVATIEASSGDSSQNDFGSEAKKQRVEDDSSDGTVANGSLYGSVSKSDDAMATDNSVLRDYEGETALSANASLAERAIEPALVMFEVHVPPSCSLDGVHSQHFFGTGIIIYHSSNMGLAVVDKNTVAISASDVMLSFAAFPVEIPGEVVFLHPVHNYALIAYNPSAMGPASASFIRAAELLPEPALQRGDSVYLVGLSRNLQATSRKSMVTNPCAALNIGSADSPRYRATNMEVIELDTDFGSSFSGALTDELGRIRAIWGSFSTQVKYSSTSSEDHQFVRGIPIYAISQVLEKIITGGNGPSLLINGVKRPMPLVRILEVELYPTLLSKARSFGLSDEWIQILVKKDPVRRQVLRVKGCLAGSKAENLLEQGDMVLAVNKMPVTCYNDIEAACRTLDTGSHSDENLDLTILRQGREMELVVGTDKRDGNGTTRAINWCGCVVQDPHPAVRALGFLPEEGHGVYVTRWCHGSPAHRYGLYALQWIVEVNGKKTPDLNAFADATKELEHGQFVRIRTVHLNGKPRVLTLKQDLHYWPTWELRFDPETALWRRNILKALR; translated from the exons ACGGCGTGCCGCGCCTTCGACACCGAATCGGCAGGTGCGAGCTACGCCACTGGTTTCGTCGTTGATAAGCGGCGTGGGATCATCCTCACCAATCGCCACGTGGTTAAGCCAG GTCCAGTAGTTGCTGAGGCAACGTTTGTAAACCGAGAAGAAATCCCCATCTATCCTGTATATAAGGATCCG GTCCATGACTTTggcttcttttcttttgatccCAGTGCAGTGCAGTTTCTGAGTTATGAGGAAATTCCCCTGGCTCCAGAGGCGGCTTCTGTTGGACTCGAGATTAGGGTTGTTGGTAACGATAGCGGAGAGAAG GTTTCTATACTGGCTGGTACTATTGCTCGGTTGGATAGGGATGCTCCACACTATAAGAA aGATGGTTATAACGACTTCAACACGTTTTATATGCAA GCAGCGTCAGGTACTAAAGGTGGATCAAGTGGTTCTCCTGTTATTGATTGGCAAGGCAGGGCGGTAGCCTTGAATGCTGGCAGCAAGTCCTCAAGTGCATCAGCCTTCTTCCTACCACTTCAACGA GTTGTCAGGGCGTTAAGTTTCCTGCAGAAAAGTATCGATTCGTGCACAGATAAGCCGAAAGCAGTTCATATTCCTCGTGGTACGCTTCAG ATGACATTTATTCACAAAGGCTTCGATGAGATACGTCGACTTGGTCTCAGGAGCGAAACTGAACAG GTGGTTCGGCATGCATCTCCCCCTGGGGAAACCGGAATGCTTGTTGTTGATTCTGTA GTGCCAAATGGCCCTGCTGATAAACACTTAGAGCCGGGAGATGTTCTTATTCGTGTGAACGGCACA GTGCTTACGCAATTTCTAAGCTTGGAGAATCTGATTGATGACGGTGTTGGCCAGATAGTTGAATTGGAAATTGAAAGGGGTGGACAGCCAATAACTGTTAGTGTATCT GTTCAGGATTTACACTCAATCACTCCAGATCACTTCCTGGAAGTAAGTGGTGGTGTAATTCATCCGTTGTCTTATCAGCAG GCTCGTAATTTTCGTTTTCCTTGTGGTCTGGCTTATGTCGCGGACCCTGG ATACATGCTATTTAGAGCTGGGGTCCCACGACATGCTATCATAAAGAAGGTTGCTAATGAAGATATTTCCTGTCTTTCGGATTTAATTTCCGTTCTTTCAAAGCTGTCTAGGGGTGCTCGTGTCCCCTTGGAATATATGTCTCACACTGATCGTCATCGCAAGAAG TCTGTTTTAGTCACAATTGATCGTCATGAATGGTACGCTCCTCCACAGTTGTATACCCGTAATGACAGTTCTGGTTTATGGGATGTGAAACCTGCAATCGAACCTGCTACTGCTCCATCATCTGTTGGTAATAATGGTTTGCCTATATGCCAAAATACCATTCTCTGCCATCATGATACAGAGCCTATGCATGAAGTCGATGTTCGTGGGGATACTGATACTGTGGCTACTATTGAAGCCTCTAGTGGGGATAGTTCACAGAATGATTTTGGCTCAGAAGCAAAGAAACAAAGAGTGGAAGATGATTCTTCAGATGGAACTGTTGCAAACGGTTCCTTATATGGGAGTGTTTCAAAATCTGATGATGCAATGGCAACAGATAATTCGGTTTTAAGAGACTACGAAGGTGAAACAGCACTGTCAGCTAATGCTTCTTTGGCTGAACGTGCTATTGAGCCCGCTCTTGTCATGTTTGAG GTTCATGTGCCACCATCGTGCAGTCTTGATGGTGTTCATTCACAACACTTCTTTGGGACTGGCATCATTATTTATCATTCTTCAAACATGGGACTTGCTGTGGTGGACAAAAACACTGTTGCGATTTCTGCATCTGATGTTATGTTGTCCTTTGCTGCTTTTCCTGTCGAGATTCCTGGAGAG GTGGTATTTCTTCATCCTGTTCACAACTATGCTCTTATTGCCTACAATCCGTCAGCAATGGGCCCTGCCAGTGCTTCTTTTATTCGTGCAGCTGAGCTACTACCTG AACCTGCACTGCAACGTGGAGATTCAGTTTATCTTGTCGGATTGAGTAGGAACCTTCAAGCTACATCAAGAAAATCTATGGTAACCAATCCATGTGCAGCTTTAAACATTGGGTCTGCTGATTCTCCCCGCTACAGAGCAACTAATATGGAAGTAATCGAGCTTGATACAG ATTTTGGTAGCTCATTTTCAGGAGCGCTGACTGATGAGCTCGGGAGGATTCGGGCCATATGGGGGAGCTTTTCGACTCAG GTTAAATATAGTTCCACTTCGTCCGAAGACCATCAGTTTGTCAGAGGTATCCCAATATATGCGATCAGCCAAGTCCTCGAGAAAATCATAACTGGTGGAAACGGACCATCACTTCTAATAAATGGTGTGAAAAGGCCAATGCCACTCGTTCGGATTTTAGAAGTTGAGTTGTACCCTACTTTGCTCTCAAAAGCCCGGAGTTTTGGTCTGAGTGATGAATGGATCCAA ATTCTAGTCAAGAAGGATCCTGTTAGAAGACAAGTTCTGCGTGTTAAAGGCTGCCTGGCAGGATCAAAAGCTGAAAATCTTCTAGAACAAGGCGACATGGTTCTGGCAGTCAATAAGATGCCAGTTACATGCTACAATGACATTGAAGCCGCTTGCCGAACACTGGATACTGGTAGCCACAGCGATGAGAATCTCGATCTAACAATCCTTCGACAG GGCCGAGAAATGGAGCTCGTAGTTGGAACTGATAAAAGAGATGGAAACGGAACTACA AGAGCGATAAACTGGTGCGGGTGCGTTGTTCAAGATCCTCATCCTGCGGTTCGTGCTCTTGGGTTTCTTCCTGAGGAAGGTCATGGTGTCTATGTGACAAG ATGGTGTCACGGGAGTCCAGCACATCGATATGGCCTCTATGCACTTCAGTGGATCGTGGAAGTTAACGGGAAGAAGACTCCTGATCTCAACGCATTTGCAGATGCTACCAAG GAACTGGAACACGGGCAGTTTGTACGTATAAGGACCGTTCATCTTAACGGCAAGCCACGAGTGTTGACTCTGAAACAAGATCTCCATTATTGGCCCACTTGGGAGCTGAGGTTCGACCCAGAGACTGCTCTTTGGCGTAGAAATATATTGAAAGCTTTAAGGTAA
- the LOC108807152 gene encoding polcalcin Bra n 2: MADATEKAEHDRIFKKFDANGDGTISSTELGDALKNLGSVTHDDVKRMMAEIDTDGDGFISYQEFSDFAKANRGLMKDVAKIF; encoded by the coding sequence atGGCTGACGCGACAGAAAAAGCTGAGCACGACCGTATTTTCAAGAAGTTTGATGCTAACGGTGATGGAACTATCTCTTCAACCGAGCTTGGAGATGCTCTCAAGAACCTTGGCTCGGTAACGCACGATGACGTTAAGCGTATGATGGCTGAGATTGACACCGATGGTGATGGATTCATATCGTACCAAGAGTTTTCTGATTTCGCTAAGGCTAATCGTGGCCTTATGAAAGACGTCGCCAAGATTTTCTAA
- the LOC108807475 gene encoding probable calcium-binding protein CML34, with protein MSATQVFAKFDKNNDGKLSLQEFHNAALAFCKTFSEGEIKAMFNDMDVDGDGQVGAAEFTSCIEKMLKEVFDFCDVDGDGKIPADGLYVSMTKLGKKCTKDSCAKKVQIADADGDGHLNFEEFMAMVFSDI; from the exons ATGTCTGCGACACAAGTCTTTGCAAAGTTCGACAAGAACAACGACGGTAAACTTTCATTACAAGAGTTTCACAACGCAGCTCTTGCTTTTTGTAAAACCTTTTCTGAGGGAGAGATCAAGGCCATGTTTAATGATATGGACGTGGATGGTGACGGCCAAGTCGGCGCTGCTGAATTTACGTCGTGCATTGAAAAGATGTTGAAGGAAGTCTTCGATTTTTGTGACGTTG ACGGTGATGGAAAGATACCAGCCGATGGGTTGTATGTGAGTATGACTAAGCTAGGGAAAAAGTGCACTAAGGATAGTTGCGCCAAGAAGGTTCAAATTGCTGATGCAGATGGTGATGGTCATTTGAACTTTGAGGAGTTTATGGCCATGGTCTTTAGTGACATTTAA
- the LOC108807474 gene encoding probable calcium-binding protein CML33: MNMNLSISDIFAKFDKNKDGKISCEEFRDAIHALSPTIPSDKLVVMFNQLDTNGDGKIDAAEFASCMDQIVKLYDIDCDGKISANELYVVMTGLGEKCTVESCMEMVRAFDADGDGCISFEEFKTLMYISK; encoded by the coding sequence aTGAATATGAATCTGTCTATAAGTGATATATTTGCGAAATTTGACAAGAACAAAGACGGTAAGATCTCATGTGAGGAATTTCGTGATGCTATTCATGCTCTCTCTCCGACCATTCCCTCAGATAAACTTGTCGTGATGTTCAACCAGCTTGACACGAACGGTGATGGTAAGATCGATGCGGCTGAGTTCGCTTCATGCATGGACCAAATCGTAAAACTATATGATATTGATTGTGATGGGAAAATATCAGCGAATGAGTTATATGTGGTGATGACTGGTCTTGGGGAAAAGTGTACGGTCGAGAGCTGCATGGAGATGGTTCGAGCCTTTGATGCCGATGGTGATGGTTGTATTAGCTTTGAGGAGTTTAAGACTTTGATGTATATTAGCAAGTAG
- the LOC108807151 gene encoding mitochondrial inner membrane protease ATP23 — MEEDAAAPNSGSDLNLGGKRGKSIEECQDMIQRSFRNPIVKYLMEQMEKSGCRVGDNFVKAVVCTGPVAGGFTKGRGITVCSNYLTIQDEVNQVVIHELIHAYDECRAKNLDWTNCAHHACSEIRAGHLSGDCHFKRELLRGFIKLRGHEQECIKRRVLKSLRGNPYCSEVAAKDAMEAVWDTCYNDTKPFDRAP; from the exons ATGGAGGAAGATGCAGCCGCTCCTAACTCAGGTTCCGATTTGAACCTCGGGGGAAAGCGCGGCAAATCTATCGAAGAGTGCCAGGACATGATTCAGCGAAGTTTCcgaa ATCCGATAGTGAAGTATCTGATGGAGCAAATGGAGAAATCAGGGTGCAGAGTTGGTGATAACTTCGTCAAGGCGGTTGTGTGTACTGGTCCTGTTGCTGGTGGCTTCACTAAAGGAAGAGGG atCACTGTGTGTAGTAACTATCTGACCATTCAAGATGAAGTGAACCAAGTGGTTATACATGAGTTGATCCATGCTTATGACGAGTGCCGTGCCAAGAATCTGGATTGGACTAACTGTGCTCATCATGCCTGCAGCGAG ATACGTGCAGGTCATTTAAGCGGTGACTGCCATTTCAAGAGAGAACTTCTGAGGGGTTTCATTAAATTACGAGGGCATGAACAA gaATGTATAAAAAGAAGAGTGCTGAAATCGCTTCGTGGCAACCCGTATTGCTCTGAAGTAGCAGCTAAAGACGCCATGGAAGCAGTGTGGGATACTTGTTACAATGACACTAAGCCTTTCGACAGAGCTCCTTGA
- the LOC108807477 gene encoding protein FAR1-RELATED SEQUENCE 5-like — MASPITIICFDYGGSYIKDGADIKWISGEDQIHTLVMKKSVEEITYSELVECICRKIKANGDGMVKISYFPLVLYSNKPSYIWSDEDVLGYLMQVNHDKCRSVLHVEISSDMDDTYGGLPLSGDDETDESYVGLSDGEDTDTEEDETDEDESEEDETEQDGDEQDGTNHDHEMDGMVTLYTAEQHEDFELHENLEHGYEGTEVGMEVEAAREGVEATTVVEEEWDDGLDLVKGQEFRTKTAMQVLVQRGAHKNGFEYDTLKSDTGRFVARCRGAKEGCKWYLRVVKLKNSDLWTVRTYVKSHTCSVVTTSTLRNGRRGTPQVVASVLGEEYPGRYDTPRSSDLISMVTRKVGVKVSYATAWRGKRLAANEVRGTPEESFSMIHSYMHMLKLKNPDSVSYVEVDAAKRFKYLFFAFGASIEGFVAMRKVIIVDGTHLKHVYGGVLLVATAQDPDRHHYPIAFGVVDGEKDESWTWFMNKLRSVISDVDGLVFLSDRNASLIKSIREVFPTAAHGYCVWHLSQNVKGHVFNNRDVCAIKFRECAYAYTVAEFDVLYDAFSRKYPSAAEYLEKSVEVGKWARCYFEGDRYNVDTTNAAESINGVLREARKYFMLPMIDVIIKKMAEWFNKHRKKAAQIPATKKLVPTVETQLSKRSLEARCLDVVEINSFHLEYNVNGSDGKVYTVDLARKMCSCRCFDIDKIPCVHACAAAKFLSVGTDLHLQDFCSVYYTVELWALAYCRTIYPVPHQSEWVIPDEIRALKVLPPLYVKKKGPTQKQRFPSAGESRGRGRGRGRGMGRGRGRSRGRRGGRLYEYFECGSTSATAE, encoded by the coding sequence ATGGCGTCTCCTATTACAATCATATGTTTTGACTATGGAGGAAGTTACATCAAGGATGGGGCTGATATAAAGTGGATCTCGGGAGAAGATCAAATTCACACTCTAGTGATGAAAAAATCCGTGGAAGAGATTACATATTCTGAATTGGTCGAGTGTATATGCAGAAAGATTAAGGCAAATGGAGATGGGATGGTGAAGATTAGTTACTTTCCATTGGTATTGTATTCCAACAAGCCATCCTATATTTGGAGTGATGAAGACGTTTTGGGTTATCTCATGCAAGTAAATCATGATAAATGTAGAAGTGTTTTACATGTGGAGATCAGCAGTGACATGGATGATACATATGGTGGTCTGCCGCTTTCAGGAGATGATGAAACTGATGAAAGCTATGTTGGTCTTTCTGATGGAGAGGATACTGATACCGAGGAAGATGAAACTGATGAAGATGAGTCTGAGGAAGATGAGACTGAGCAAGATGGAGATGAGCAAGATGGAACAAATCATGATCATGAGATGGATGGCATGGTCACGCTTTACACAGCTGAACAACATGAAGACTTTGAGTTGCATGAGAATTTAGAGCACGGGTATGAAGGAACAGAAGTCGGAATGGAAGTTGAAGCTGCAAGAGAGGGAGTTGAAGCCACAACAGTTGTAGAAGAAGAATGGGATGATGGTCTTGATTTGGTTAAGGGTCAAGAATTCAGAACTAAGACAGCCATGCAAGTTCTAGTTCAGAGGGGTGCGCATAAGAATGGTTTTGAGTATGACACACTTAAGTCCGATACTGGGAGATTTGTGGCAAGATGTCGAGGAGCCAAAGAAGGTTGCAAGTGGTATTTGCGTGTAGTAAAGCTTAAGAATTCAGATCTTTGGACGGTTAGAACTTACGTCAAGTCTCATACATGCTCAGTGGTAACTACAAGTACCCTTAGAAATGGAAGGAGAGGCACACCACAGGTTGTTGCATCTGTTTTGGGTGAAGAATATCCCGgtagatatgacacaccaagATCAAGTGATCTGATCAGTATGGTTACCCGCAAGGTTGGTGTTAAGGTATCATATGCCACAGCATGGAGAGGAAAAAGGCTGGCTGCTAATGAAGTGCGAGGTACTCCGGAAGAGAGTTTTTCTATGATACACTCCTATATGCACATGCTTAAGTTGAAGAATCCTGACTCGGTAAGTTATGTTGAAGTAGATGCGGcaaaaagatttaagtatctatttttCGCATTTGGAGCTTCCATAGAAGGGTTTGTAGCGATGAGGAAAGTTATCATTGTGGATGGAACACATCTTAAGCATGTTTATGGTGGAGTTCTGCTTGTTGCGACGGCTCAAGATCCTGATCGCCACCATTACCCTATTGCATTTGGTGTAGTTGATGGTGAGAAAGATGAAAGCTGGACGTGGTTTATGAATAAATTGAGGTCAGTGATATCAGATGTAGACGGATTGGTGTTTCTTTCGGATAGAAATGCGAGCTTGATCAAGTCAATACGTGAGGTGTTCCCAACGGCCGCACATGGGTATTGTGTCTGGCATTTGTCTCAAAATGTGAAAGGACATGTATTCAACAACAGAGACGTTTGTGCAATCAAGTTTAGAGAATGCGCATATGCTTATACAGTGGCTGAGTTCGATGTTCTCTATGATGCTTTTTCCAGAAAGTATCCTTCTGCTGCCGAGTATCTAGAAAAGAGTGTTGAAGTGGGAAAATGGGCAAGATGTTATTTTGAAGGAGACAGATACAATGTTGACACAACCAATGCAGCAGAATCTATCAATGGTGTTCTTCGGGAAGCGAGGAAATACTTCATGCTACCGATGATTGATGTTATCATTAAGAAAATGGCTGAATGGTTTAACAAACATAGGAAGAAGGCAGCCCAAATACCAGCCACGAAGAAGCTTGTGCCTACAGTAGAAACCCAGTTGTCAAAAAGATCTTTGGAAGCGAGGTGTTTAGATGTGGTTGAGATAAACAGCTTTCACCTTGAGTACAATGTCAATGGTAGTGACGGAAAGGTTTATACGGTTGATTTGGCAAGAAAAATGTGCAGCTGCAGGTGCTTTGATATAGACAAAATCCCGTGTGTTCATGCATGTGCTGCTGCCAAGTTCTTGAGCGTTGGAACGGACCTCCATCTACAAGACTTTTGTTCGGTATACTATACGGTGGAGCTTTGGGCGTTGGCATACTGTAGGACGATTTATCCTGTGCCACATCAGTCTGAATGGGTTATACCAGATGAAATTCGAGCACTAAAAGTTCTTCCTCCattatatgttaaaaagaaaGGACCCACTCAGAAGCAAAGGTTTCCATCAGCCGGAGAATCTCGTGGACGTGGAAGAGGGCGAGGAAGGGGAATGGGAAGAGGAAGGGGAAGGAGCAGAGGAAGGAGAGGCGGACGTTTGTATGAGTATTTTGAGTGTGGAAGTACTTCTGCAACCGCCGAGTAG
- the LOC130496419 gene encoding ABC transporter C family member 12-like, whose amino-acid sequence MLGELSHGETSNVVIRGSVAYVPQVSWIFNATVRENIIFGSDFEPERYWRAIEVTALLRDVILQRLENVGVNISGGQKQRMSMARAVYSNSDVYIFDDPLSALDAHVAQQVFNLFILYL is encoded by the exons ATGTTGGGAGAGTTGTCTCATGGTGAAACCTCAAACGTTGTTATTAGAGGCTCCGTAGCTTATGTTCCTCAAGTTTCATGGATCTTCAATGCCACT GTGCGTGAAAACATTATATTTGGTTCGGATTTTGAACCGGAAAGATACTGGAGAGCTATTGAAGTGACTGCATTACTCAG GGACGTGATCTTACAGAGATTGGAGAACGTGGGGGTGAATATCAGCGGAGGGCAGAAGCAGAGAATGTCAATGGCTAGGGCAGTCTACTCAAATTCAGATGTTTACATATTCGACGATCCTTTGAGTGCTTTAGATGCTCACGTTGCTCAGCaggtatttaatttatttattctttactTATAG